A DNA window from Daucus carota subsp. sativus chromosome 3, DH1 v3.0, whole genome shotgun sequence contains the following coding sequences:
- the LOC108214599 gene encoding CSC1-like protein RXW8 isoform X4 → MENKSITKMRLAYITGSPQNLGRFTVLVRAIPWSGKSYSDSVTQFFTKYYPSSYLSHQIVYLPGTVRKLVHDAEKMYNILKAPRISKHCGPSIARCGLCGVTGKSFRFLPDRSAASEEKQDFDDFSKMECPAALVFFRTRYAAHVAAQTLQSTNPMLWVTEMAPEPADVFWANLCVPYRLLWVRRLGSLIASIAFLIFFLVPVSVVQGLVHLDKLKHFSFVRKLSEQRNWIFDLVTGYLPSAMLTLFIFCVPPIMMVFSAIEGPVARSCRKKSASIKVLYFLIWNVFFANILSGSVLQRFDRISSLKDIPLQLAKGIPSMAVFFMTYILTSGWTSLALELMQPISLLLHWLDKCLFRGKHVLSCESQTFPYQTELPRVLLFGLLGFTSSITAPLLLPFLLVYFFFAHLVYRNQFMNVYVTKYDTGGLYWPIAHTAVIVSLMLMQVILLGVFGLKKSAVASSFTIPLIICTFLFHLYCRQRFLPVFKRNVARVIMDMDEQDEHSEKFEEYHEQLQSAAYCQFKSDNCENGTLEVINERLRSSYCSFKSTTLESPLALQQEQSYNSGHDRLQDPEDTKPVDRCSPSPNRFVPHSPVYQYCPSPYRHVPHSPVNQYSSSPHRHVPHSPVNQYSPSPNRYEPRSPGPEIKESKADMQ, encoded by the exons ATG GAAAATAAAAGTATTACGAAGATGAGGCTTGCATATATTACTGGATCTCCACAAAATTTAGGCCGATTCACAGTTCTTGTGCGTGCAATTCCTTGGTCAGGGAAATCATACAGTGATTCTGTGacccaattctttacaaaaTACTACCCATCGAGTTATTTATCACACCAAATTGTGTATCTCCCTGGTACTGTCCGAAAGCTTGTG CATGATGCTGAGAAGATGTACAATATACTGAAGGCTCCTCGCATAAGTAAGCATTGTGGACCGAGTATTGCAAGGTGTGGTCTATGTGGAGTAACTGGAAAATCTTTCAGGTTCCTTCCTGATAGATCAGCAGCATCTGAAGAGAAACAGGATTTTGATGATTTCAGCAAAATG GAATGTCCCGCCGCTTTGGTTTTTTTTAGAACTCGTTATGCTGCTCATGTTGCTGCCCAGACACTACAATCCACAAATCCTATGCTATGGGTCACTGAGATGGCTCCTGAACCCGCAGATGTCTTTTGGGCAAATCTTTGTGTACCATACAGATTGCTTTGGGTCCGTAGGCTAGGATCTCTTATTGCTTCAATTGCATTCTTGATCTTCTTCCTCGTGCCTGTGTCGGTTGTACAAGGTCTCGTCCATTTAGACAAACTCAAGCATTTTTCCTTCGTTAGGAAGTTGAGTGAACAGAG GAACTGGATCTTTGATTTGGTTACGGGGTACCTACCAAGTGCAATGCTGACGTTATTTATTTTCTGTGTTCCACCAATAATGATGGTTTTCTCAGCAATAGAGGGCCCTGTTGCACGTAGTTGTAGAAAAAAGAGTGCTTCCATCAAAGTTCTGTACTTTCTAATATGGAATGTCTTTTTTGCTAATATTCTATCAGGTTCTGTTTTACAGAGGTTTGATAGAATTTCAAGTCTTAAAGATATTCCTCTGCAGCTTGCCAAGGGAATACCATCAATG GCTGTATTTTTTATGACTTATATATTAACATCTGGTTGGACAAGTTTGGCACTCGAACTGATGCAACCAATTTCCCTTTTGTTGCACTGGTTGGATAAATGCTTGTTTAGAGGCAAGCACGTTTTATCTTGCGAGTCACAGACTTTTCCATACCAGACAGAACTTCCACGAGTTCTTCTATTTGGACTGCTTGGCTTCACTTCTTCGATAACAGCACCTCTATTGTTACCCTTCTTGCTGgtctactttttttttgctCATCTTGTATATCGTAATCAG TTTATGAATGTTTATGTCACAAAATATGACACTGGAGGACTTTATTGGCCTATTGCGCATACTGCAGTAATCGTCTCACTAATGCTGATGCAAGTAATACTTTTGGGAGTCTTTGGGCTTAAAAAATCAGCTGTTGCTTCGAGTTTCACCATCCCGCTGATCATTTGCACTTTCCTATTCCACTTGTACTGTAGGCAAAGGTTTCTCCCAGTATTTAAAAGAAATGTTGCCCGG GTTATTATGGATATGGATGAGCAAGACGAGCACTCTGAAAAATTTGAAGAGTATCATGAACAGTTGCAGTCAGCTGCATATTGCCAGTTCAAATCTGATAACTGTGAGAATGGAACCTTGGAAGTAATTAATGAGCGTTTACGTTCATCCTATTGCTCCTTTAAATCCACTACCTTGGAATCTCCTTTAGCTTTACAGCAGGAGCAGTCTTATAATAGTGGTCATGACAGGCTACAAGACCCTGAAGATACAAAACCAG TTGACCGATGCAGCCCATCACCAAATAGATTTGTGCCTCATAGTCCAG TATACCAATACTGCCCATCACCATATAGACACGTGCCTCATAGTCCAG TAAACCAATACAGCTCATCACCACATAGACATGTGCCGCATAGTCCAG TAAACCAATACAGCCCATCACCAAATAGATATGAGCCGCGTAGTCCAGGTCCAGAAATCAAAGAATCAAAAGCTGATATGCAGTAA
- the LOC108213426 gene encoding transcription factor RAX3, whose translation MGRAPCCDKANVKKGPWSPEEDATLKSYIEENGTGGNWIALPQKIGLKRCGKSCRLRWLNYLRPNIKHGEFSEEEDNVICSLYISIGSRWSIIAAQLPGRTDNDIKNYWNTRLKKKLLGKQRKEVQARRDHAIQKQQEMMMKKKVMENQGASEMLPDCHNLNQSPYWPDLAVLPPIPYSNQEPRFNDHTSFRKLLINLGGRFSDHNPDHSTLNPDLIVDPQFQTSGTISSVQPPLTIKSSHLEALNSNNISQLPNNNHCNISDQAEGSTFPGEFIEEMLYTIPPRHDGLEFLYGDTRFSTNGELSMDWGEMSSLSYLPPVDHSSCETALHQPTSTMQKVGFEGLRYMGSDAQ comes from the exons ATGGGAAGAGCTCCTTGCTGTGACAAAGCCAACGTCAAGAAAGGGCCATGGTCTCCGGAAGAAGATGCCACACTGAAGTCTTATATCGAGGAAAATGGCACCGGTGGTAACTGGATAGCTTTGCCTCAAAAAATTG GGCTGAAGAGATGTGGCAAGAGCTGTCGCCTTAGATGGCTAAATTATCTTCGTCCAAATATCAAACATGGAGAATTCTCGGAAGAAGAAGATAACGTAATTTGCAGCCTCTACATAAGTATTGGGAGCAG GTGGTCAATCATTGCAGCACAGTTACCCGGAAGAACTGATAATGATATAAAGAACTACTGGAACACGAGGCTGAAAAAGAAGCTGCTAGGTAAGCAGAGAAAGGAAGTCCAAGCACGTCGAGATCATGCCATTCAGAAGCAGCaggagatgatgatgaagaagaaagtgatggaaaaTCAAGGAGCTTCCGAGATGCTTCCTGATTGCCACAACCTCAACCAAAGCCCTTACTGGCCAGACCTAGCTGTGCTGCCTCCAATTCCATACTCAAACCAAGAGCCACGCTTCAACGACCACACTTCTTTCAGAAAATTGCTCATAAATCTTGGTGGGAGATTCTCTGATCATAATCCTGATCACAGTACTCTTAATCCGGATTTAATTGTCGACCCTCAGTTTCAGACAAGTGGTACTATTTCATCTGTTCAGCCACCCCTCACCATCAAGAGCTCTCATTTGGAAGCCTTAAACAGTAACAATATTTCTCAATTGCCAAATAATAACCACTGCAATATTAGTGATCAAGCTGAAGGCAGTACATTTCCCGGTGAATTTATTGAAGAAATGTTGTACACTATTCCTCCAAGACACGACGGATTGGAATTTTTATATGGGGACACAAGATTTAGTACTAATGGGGAATTAAGCATGGATTGGGGTGAGATGAGCTCTCTATCATACCTTCCTCCAGTAGATCATTCCAGCTGTGAAACGGCTCTTCATCAGCCTACAAGCACAATGCAAAAAGTTGGTTTTGAGGGGCTGAGGTACATGGGATCCGACGCGCAATGA
- the LOC108211857 gene encoding uncharacterized protein LOC108211857: MSTGKETAGEGLATGIHNIMIEDHVKVTCFSEVSDDLTLHFQIIRLPNQIYAWIGCNSAKFGHLYAAAPTRPNNTVSVASLLAGASDNTGSGIARRIVLKTGLNVILACNIPKENPMLEVNAEKRLVQKLIELGYAKPKSKGLSS; this comes from the exons ATGTCAACCGGAAAAGAAACAGCCGGCGAGGGTTTGGCCACCGGAATACACAACATAATGATCGAAGACCACGTGAAAGTCACGTGCTTCTCTGAAGTCTCCGATGATTTGACTCTTCACTTCCAGATCATTCGTCTTCCTAATCAG ATATATGCGTGGATTGGTTGCAACTCAGCGAAGTTTGGTCACTTGTATGCTGCTGCTCCTACACGTCCT AACAATACAGTCAGTGTTGCTTCCCTTCTTGCAGGTGCTTCTGATAATACAGGATCTGGTATTGCACGGCGAATAG TTTTAAAGACCGGTCTTAACGTTATATTGGCATGTAACATACCAAAAGAGAACCCCATGCTTGAG GTAAATGCGGAGAAGAGGCTGGTGCAGAAGTTGATTGAACTAGGTTATGCAAAGCCTAAATCTAAGGGATTGTCTTCATAG